The sequence CATCTTCCTGGCGCCGGCCGGGCTTGTCTATACGGCGATCATGATCCTGCCACTCGCCGGCACGCTGCAGCTGTCGCTGTTCCGCAACATCGAACAGCACCAGGTCTTCGTCGGTCTGGACAATTTCCGCACCCTGTTCGGCGATCCCAACTGGTCGGTGAATTTCTGGAATGCGCTGCGCAACAACGTCTGGTTCTTCATCATCCACATGCTGGTGCAAAACCCGATCGGCGTCATGCTGGCCGCCCTTCTGTCCAGCCCGAGACTGAGATTCGCCGCCTTCTACCGCACGGCGATCTTCGTGCCCACCATCCTGTCCTTCGTCATCGTCGGCTTCGCCTGGAAGCTGATCCTGTCGCCGCTCTGGGGCGTGGCGCCGCATATGATGGATCTGGTCGGCCTGAAAAGCCTGTTCACACCATGGCTCGGCAAGGAACAATACGCGCTGACCGCGCTCAGCCTGATCTCGGTGTGGCAGTTCGTCGGCATCCCGATGATGCTGATCTACGCCGCCCTCCTGTCGATCCCTGAAGAGGTGATCGAAGCGGCTGAGTGTGACGGCATCACCGGCCTGTCGCAGTTCTGGAAGATCAAGCTGCCGCTGATCCTGCCGTCGATCGGCATCATCTCGATCCTCACCTTCGTCGGCAATTTCAATGCCTTCGACCTGATCTACACCGCGCAAGGGGCGCTCGCCGGGCCGAATTATTCGACCGATATTCTCGGCACCTTCCTCTACCGCGCCTTCTTCGGCTTCCAGCTGCAGGTCGGCGATCCCAATATGGGCGCGGCGATCGCCACGATGATGTTCCTTATCATCCTCGGCGGCGTCTGCGTCTACCTCTTCCTCGTCCAGACGCGCCTGCGTCGCTACCAGTTCTGAGGGGCAAGAGATGAGCACCGCCACCCGTTCGCTGCCCCGCACCATCGGCGCCCACGCGATCCTGTTGACCTACACGGCGATCGCGCTGTTTCCGGTGATCCTGGTCATCATGAACTCGTTCAAGTCCCGTGCCGGCATCTTCGGCGCGCCATTGACGCCGCCGACGCCCGGGACATTCGACCTGATCGGCTACACCACCGTCATCGGCCAGGGCGACTTCATCCACTATTTCCAGAACAGCCTCGTCGTCACCGTCGCCTCGCTGTTCTTCGTGCTGTTGTTCGGCGCTATGGCCGCCTTTGCCCTGTCGGAATACCGTTTTCGCGGCAACACGCTGATGGGCCTCTATCTGGCGCTCGGCATCATGATCCCGATCCGGCTGGGCACCGTCGCCATCCTGCAATTGATGGTGGCGAGTGGGCTGGTCAACACGCTGACGGCGCTGATCCTGGTCTACACCGCGCAAGGCCTGCCGCTGGCCGTCTTCATCCTGTCGGAATTCATGAAGCAGGTGTCCGACGACCTGAAGAACGCCGGCCGCATCGACGGCCTGTCGGAATACACCATCTTCTTCCGGCTGGTGCTGCCGCTGGTCAGGCCATCGATGGCGACGGTCGCCGTCTTCACCATGATCCCGATCTGGAACGATCTGTGGTTCCCGCTGATCCTGGCGCCGTCGGAAGAAACCAAGACGGTGACGCTCGGCGCGCAGCTCTTCCTCGGCCAGTTCGTCACCAACTGGAACGCCATCCTGGCAGCACTGTCGCTGGCGATCATGCCGGTGCTGATCCTCTACGTCATCTTCTCGCGGCAACTGATCCGCGGCATTACTTCCGGAGCCGTCAAGTGAGTTCGCAGACCCCCTCTTCGTGTCGTCGTCGCCGGGCTCGGCAATATGGGCCGCAGCCATGCGCTGGCCTATCACGCCAATCCGGGCTTCGAGATCGCAGCCCTCATCAACCGCTCCGACGTGCCGCTGCCGGAAGGCCTGTCGGGCTATGGCATCAGGCGGTCCTTCGATGAGGTGCTGCGCGACGAAAAACCCGATGTCGCCTGCATCGCCACCTATTCCGACAGCCATGCCGACTATGCGGTCAAGGCGTTCGAGGCCGGCTGCCATGTCTTTGTCGAAAAGCCGCTGGCAACGACCGTAGCCGACGCCGAGCGCGTCGTCGCGGCGGCCAAGGCCAATGGCAAGAAACTGGTGATCGGCTACATCCTGCGCCATCACCCCTCCTGGATCAGGCTGATCGCCGAGGCGCGCAAACTCGGCGGCCCCTACGTCTTCCGCATGAATCTCAACCAGCAATCCTCGGGCCACACCTGGGAGACGCACAAGCAGCTGATGCAGACGACCTCGCCGATCGTCGACTGCGGTGTCCACTATCTCGACGTCATGCTGCAGATCACCGACTCCAGGCCGGTCGAGGTGCGCGGGATGGGGCTGCGGCTGACCGACGAGGTCGCGCCAACGATGTACAATTACGGCCATCTGCAGGTGCTGTTCGATGACGGCTCCGTCGGCTGGTACGAAGCCGGCTGGGGTCCGATGATTTCCGAAACCGCCTTCTTCGTGAAGGACGTGATCTCGCCGAATGGCTGCGTGTCGATCGTCATGAAAGAGGGCGTGAAATCGGATGACATCGACACCCACACCAAGACCTCGACCATCCGCCTGCACAGCGCGGCGACCGGCCCGGACGGCAAATTCGTCAAGCAAGATGAAATGCTGTCGATGGCAGGCGAACCCGGCCATCAGGACCTCTGCGATCTCGAACAGGCCTTCGTGCTGAAGGCGATCCGCGAGGATCTGGATCTCACCAAACACATGGACGACGCGGTCAAGTCGCTCGCCGTCTGCCTCGCAGCCGACGAGAGCGTGCGCAGCGGCGCAGCCGTCAAACTCTAACGACAGGAACGAAGCCGTGGGCTCGCTGAAGATTGAGAATGTTAAGAAGGCCTTTGGGCCGGTCGAGGTGCTGAAGGGCATCAACCTCGAAGTGAACGATGGCGAATTCGTCGTCTTCGTTGGCCCTTCCGGCTGCGGCAAGTCGACCTTGCTCAGGGTCATTGCCGGCCTGGAGGATTCGACCTCGGGCCGGGTGGTCATCGACGGCGCGGATGTCTCCGCCACGCCGCCGGCCAAGCGCGGCATCGCCATGGTGTTCCAGACCTATGCGCTCTACCCGCATCTGACGGTGAAGAACAATATGGGCCTCGGCCTGAAGCAGGCCGGCACGCCCGCCCCAGAGATCGACCGACGCATCGGTATCGCCTCCTCGATGCTGTCGCTGGAGCCATATCTCGAAAGGCGGCCGGCCGAACTTTCCGGCGGCCAGCGCCAGCGCGTCGCCATTGGCCGCGCCGTGGTGCGCGAGCCAAAACTGTTCCTGTTCGACGAGCCGCTGTCGAACCTTGACGCCGCACTGCGCGTCAACACCCGGCTGGAGATCGCGCAGCTGCACCGCCGGCTGAAGGCAACGATGATCTACGTCACCCACGACCAGGTCGAGGCGATGACGCTGGCCGACAAGATCGTCGTGCTGAATGCCGGCCGCATCGAGCAGATTGGCGGCCCGATGGAGCTCTACAATGCGCCGGCAAACGAGTTCGTCGCCGGCTTCATCGGCTCGCCGAAGATGAATTTCATCGACGGCGCCAGGCTCGGCGAGACGGCCAAGACCATCGGCGTGCGGCCCGAGCATCTGACGGTCGACACGAAATCCGGCAGCTGGAAGGGCACCGTGGTGCATGCCGAGCATCTCGGCGCCGACACCAACCTTTACCTCGACTGCGAGAAGGCCGGGCTGATCACGGTGCGAATTTTTGGCGTCTATGACGCCGAGCCCGGCGCGACGCTCTATGCGACGCCGGATCCGGCGAAGACCTATCGGTTTGGCGCGGATGGGAAGGTGCTGAAGTAGCGCGGCACCAACGCTTCTTCCCTTCTCCCCTTGTGGGAGAAGGTGGATCGGCGCGCAGCGCCGAGACGGATGAGGGGTGTTCCAGCGGAGTGAGGCGTGAAAAGATCGAAGGATTATAAGCGCTTACTTCCGCAAAGCAGAGATCCTTCGCGCACCCCTCATCCGACCTCGCTTCGCGAGGCCACCTTCTCCCACAGGGGGAGAAGGTAAGAGCTGCCGCCTACAAATCCGCCTTGAACGTCTGCTTCTGCTGGCCCAGGCCCTCGATGCCCAGTTCCACCACATCGCCAGCCTTCAAAAACACCGGCGGCTTCATGCCGAGGCCGACGCCGGGCGGCGTGCCTGTCGAAATAATGTCGCCGGGATGCAGCGACATGAACTGGCTGAGATAGGAAACCAGATATTTCACGCCATAGACCATGGTTTTGGTCGAGCCGTTCTGCATGGTCTTGCCGTTGACGGTCAGCCACATTTTGAGGTTCTGCGGGTCGGCGACCTCATCCTTGGTCACCAGCCACGGGCCGGTCGGGCCGAACGTGTCACAGCTCTTGCCCTTGGTCCACTGGCCCTGGCGCTCGGCCTGGAAGGCGCGCTCGGACACGTCATGGGCGACGGCATAGCCGGCGACATAGTCGAGCGCGTCGGCTTCACTGACATATTTTGCCGTCTTGCCGATCACCACGGCGAGTTCGACTTCCCAGTCGGTCTTTTCAGAACCGCGCGGGATCAGCACGTCGTCATCCGGGCCGACAATGGCCGAGCTTGCCTTCATGAAGATGATCGGTTCCGGCGGCACGGTGGCGCCGGTTTCGGCGGCGTGGTCGGAATAGTTGAGACCGATGCAGATGAACTTGCCGGTGCCGGCGACGCAGGCGCCGAGGCGAGGCTTGCCGGAAACCACAGGCAGCGACTTCGGATCAAGCTTGCCCAGCATCTCCAGCGAGGCCGGATGAAGCGTGGTGCCGGCAATGTCGGCGACATGGGCGGAGAGATCGCGGATCGTTCCATCCGCATCGAGCAGGCCGGGACGTTCGCTCCCGGCTTCGCCATAGCGCAGCAGTTTCATAGAATCTCTCCTCAGTCAGATTGGTTCAGATCGACCAGCCGCCGTCGATATTATAGGCCTGTCCGGACGTATAGGTGGCGCCGGCCAGATAGACGGCGAGATCGGCGATTTCCTCAGGCGTGCCGAGCCGGCCCATCGGCTGGCGGGCGATGAAGGCGGCGCGGGCGGCCTCATAGTCGCCTTGCGCGTGCATGCGGTCCTGCAGCGACGGGCTCTCGACCGTGCCCGGGCAGATGGCGTTGCAGCGTATGCCCTTGCTGACATAGTCGGCGGCAATCGCCTTGGTCAGGCCGATGACCGCGGCCTTGGTGACGCCATAGGCGAAGCGGTTCGGCACGCCTTTGCCGGCGCCGGCGACCGAAGACATGTTGATGATCGATCCATCGCCGCGCTCCAGCATGCCGGGCAGCACCGCACGTATGGTGCGGATCATGGCGCGGACATTGAGGTTGAAGGCGAAATCGAGATCGCCATCCTTCATCTCGAGGATCGAGCCGGAATGGACGAAGCCGGCGCAGTTGAACAGCACGTCGACGCGGCCGATCTCGGCGAAGGCGGCGTTCACGGCCTCGTCGTTCAACACATCGAGCTTGCGGGTCTTGATCCCTGGCGTCTTGGCGAGTTCGGCGAGAAGCGTCTCGTTGATATCGGTGGCGTGGACGGTGGCCCCAGTCTTGGCGAAGGCCAGCGCGCTCGCCTTGCCGATGCCTTGCGCCGCTGCCGTGATGACAACGACCTTGCCTGCCAGATCCGCCATGTTTTTCCTCGTCAGCTTGGGTCAACTGCCTTTATCGGCGGCCGGCGAAGGCGTCATGTGCCAGTCAGGCTCGATTGTGCGGCCTGTGTCGCAGCCAGTTCACTGATAAAGATGTTTTTTCTCGTTAAAGAACATGCGTTCGGGCGTCAAGCCCGAACACGATCACCATTGCGACAGCCCTGAAATGTCAGTCGCCGTAAGGCACCCAGACATTCTTCACCTCGATGGCGCGGCGCAGGAAGGCATCGCCAGCCGCCTCGTCGGACGCCCAGTCGAGGCTGCGGCCATTGCCGCTCCAGACGCGCTTGAGGTTGCCGATGGACTCGGCTTCCGCCTTGGCGCAGGTCTCGGCATCGGCGAACACCCAGAGCCCGTCGACATCGTCATGCTTGGCCAGCACGCCGGCAAGCTCTGCCGTGCGGCCGGTGACAATGTTGATGGCGCCGGCCGGAACGTCGGAATATTCGATCACCTGATAGAGATCGGTGGCGAGCAGCGGATAACGCTCGGACGGCACCGCGACCACCGTGTTGCCCATGGCCAGCGCCGGCGCAATGAGCGAGATCAGGCCAAGCAGCGGCGAGGCGTCGGGTGCGACGATGCCGACGACCCCGACCGGCTCGTGCAGCGCCAGCGTCACCGCACGCGCCGGCGGCTGGTGCACGCGGCCCTCGAACTTGTCGGCAAGGCCGGCATAGAGGAACAGCCGTTCGATCGTTTGGTCGACTTCTTCCCGCGCGGCCTTGGGCGCAGCGCCGGTCAGCTCGGTCAGGCGGGTGGCGAATTCACTCGCGCGGCCGGAAAGGTTCTCGGCCAGATAGTAGAGCACCTGGGACCGGTTGTAGGCGGTCGCTTCCGGCCAGGCCTTGCAGGCGCGGGCGGCCGAAACAGCATCACGGATGTCCTTGCGGCTGCCAAAGCCGACTTCGCCGGCGAGCTTGCCCTTGGCTGTTGCGACCGCCAGCGAATAATTGCCGTCCGGCCGCACCTGCTTGCCGCCGATGAACAGTTTTGCGGTGCGGTCGATGGCCGCGCCGTCAGCCTGCTCGACAGGTTGCGCCGAAACCACCGCCGGCTTGATGACCGGGCCGAGCGGCAGCTTTGCCGTGAGATATTCGAACATGCCCTCGCGCCCGCCCTCGCGCCCGAAGCCGCTTTCGCGGTAGCCGCCAAAACCGCAGGCGGCGTCGAACATGTTGGTGCCGTTGACCCAGACGACACCGGCCTTCAACTGCGGCGCGACATGCAGAGCGAGGTTGATATTCTCGCTCCACACGCTCGCCGCAAGGCCGTAGCGCGTGTTGTTGGCAAGCTCGATCGCTTCCTCGGTGTTGCGGAAGGTCATGGTCGCCAGAACGGGGCCAAAGACTTCCTCTTGCGCCAGAATGTTAGCCGGCGAAACACCGGTGGCGAGCGTCGGCAGATGGTAGTAGCCGGAAGACGGCAGCGCCGCATCCGGCTGCCAGCAGACGGCGCCCTGCTTCGCGCCCTCGGCGACCAGGCCCTTGACTCGGTCGAGCTGTGTGATGTCGACCAGCGGGCCGATATCGGTGTTCTTGTCGAGCGGGCTGCCGACGCGCAGCCGGCTCATACGCGTCTTGACCTTGGCGATCAAGGCTTCGGCAATGCCTTCCTGCACCAAGAGCCGCGAGCCGGCGCAGCAGACCTGGCCCTGGTTGAACCAGATGCCGTCGACCAGGCCTTCGACTGCGCTGTCGAGATCGGCATCCTCGAAGACGATGAAGGCCGACTTGCCGCCGAGTTCCAGCGACAATTTCTTGCCCGAGCCGGCGGTGGCCTTGCGGATGATCTTGCCGACTTCCGAAGAGCCGGTGAAGGCAATCTTCTGGATACCGGCATGGTTGACGATGGCAGCGCCCGCTTCCGGTCCGCCGTGGACAATGTTGACGACGCCCTTCGGCACGCCCGCGCGTTCGCAGATCTCGGCGAACAGGATGGCGGTCAGCGGCGTGAATTCGGCCGGTTTCAGCACCACCGTGCAGCCGGCGGCCAGTGCCGGCGCGATCTTCCAGGCCAGCATCAGCAGCGGGAAATTCCACGGGATGATCTGGCCGACGACGCCGACGCCCTTGTGCCCGGGAAAATCCTTGTCCAGCGCCTGCGCCCAGCCGGCATGATGGATGAAATGGCGGATCGCCAGGGGCACGTCGATGTCGCGGCTTTCGCGGATCGGCTTGCCATTGTCGATTGTCTCAAGCACGGCGAACAGGCGCTGATGCCGCTGCATGGCGCGGCCGATCGCGTAGAGCACTTTTGCTCTGGTGTAGTCTGAACTGGCGCTCCATTTCGGCAGCGCCTTGGTGGCGGCCGCAACCGCTGCGTCGATATCGGCCGCACTGGCGTCGGACACCTTGGCCAGCAGCTTGCCGGAAGACGGCTCGCTGGTGTCGAAGGTCTTGCCGCCGCTCGCGGCTTTCCAGCCGCCGTCGATGAACAGTGCCTTGCCGAAATCGCGTGCGGCGAGCCACGCATCGGCCTCGTTGCGGGCTTCCGGCGCCGGGCCGTACTCCATGGCGTGATAGCGGTCGAGAATATTCATAAGGTGCCTCCTTTACCCTCCCCCTTGTGGGGAGGGTCGATCAGCGAAGCCGATCGGGGTGGGGGTAATTGGGTGCTCAAGCCATTGCGTGGCGGTGATTGGCCGAATAGTGCCCGGTCAGATGATGCTCAAGCTGCCGCTCAATGTCGGTCAGCAGGCTTGAAGCGCCGAAGCGGAACAGCTCCGGCTCCAGCCACGGCCGGCCGAGCTCCTCCTTCATCAGCACAAGCCAATCGAGCGAGGCCTTTGCCGTGGAAATGCCGCCGGCCGGCTTGAAACCGATGAGATAGCCGGTTTCCTCGAAATACGCCCTGATGGCGCGCACCATGGCCAGCCCGACGGGCAGCGTCGCATTGACGCTTTCCTTGCCGGTCGAGGTCTTGATGAAGTCGGCGCCCGCCATCATCGCCACCATCGAGGCCAGCATGACATTGCGCAAAGTGGCAAGGTCGCCGGTGCCCAGAATGACTTTCAGATGCGCGTCGCCGCAGGCGGCGCGCATCGAGACGATCTCGTTGTAAAGCTCCCGCCATTTGGCGCCGAACACCAGCCCGCGCGGAATGACGACGTCGATCTCGTCGGCGCCGTCGCGCACCGAGGCCTCGATCTCCTGCAGGCGGGTCGACAGCGGCGCCAGCCCATGCGGAAAGGCAGTGGAGACGGCGGCGACATGAATGCCGGTGCCGCGCACGGCGTCCACCGCGGTGGCGACGAAGGGATGGTAGACGCAGACAACGGCTGGCCGGATGGTCTCGCCCGCAATGCCGAGCCCTTCGACGATGTCGCGGCGGAACGGATTGATCGCTTTGGCGCAGAGCCGGCGCACGCGCTCCTCGGTGTCGTTGGAGTTCAGCGTCGTCAGGTCCATGCAGGCGACGGCGCGCAGCAGCCATGCCGCCTGGTTGTCGGCCTTGATCGAGCGCCGCTTGGTTAGGCTGGCGACCCGGCGTTCCAGCGCCGAGCGGTTGACGCTGCGCACCGATTCCATGAAGCCGAGGTCGAGTTTCATGCCCGGATTGCGCGCGATGCGATGGTCCAGCGGTACGGGGGTGTTGGCGGCGGCGCGCGCCGGCAGGGGCGTCACCTTGGTGCCAAGATCGGCTTCGCGGATTGTGCTGCTCATCTCCTGCCCTTTCATTCAGCGACTTGCGCTTATGTCTTGGTGCGCGTCGTTTCCCGGCGCGAACAAAGATAGCCCGTGAAGTCGTGCTTCACGAGTCCTCAAGCGAGGGATAGCTGAAAAAGGCCGCAAAAGCAGCTAGTTTTTGACCGCATGGTCAAAATGCAGGTTCGAGGTGTCGGCGTCCGGCTCAGCCGACGAAGGCGCGCTCGACGACGAAAGTCGCGGGATGGCTGAGCGAGCCTTCCTGGAAGCCGAGGCTTTCGGCGAGTTCCTTGACGTCCTTCAGCATATGCATAGAGCCGCAGATCATGATGCGGTCCGTTTCCGGATTGAGCTTCTCGATGCCGAGGTCGGCGTAGAACTTGCCCGAGCCGATCAGCGCGGTGATTCGGCCCATGCGGGCCGATTCTTCACGGGTCGTCGAATTGTAGAGCGTGACGCGCCCGGTGGTCAGCTCACCGATCAGCGGATCGCTTTCCAGCGCCGCCACCAATTCCTGGCCGTAGGTCAGCTCGGCATTGTCGCGGCAGGTATGCGTCAGGATCAGCTGATCGAACTTTTCGTAGGTGTCGGGGTCGCGCAGCAGGCTGGCGAAGGGCGCGATGCCGGTGCCGGTCGAAATCATGAACAGCCGCTTGGCCGGGGTCAGCGCGTCGACCACCAGCGTGCCGGTCGACTTCTGACGCATGATAACGGTGTCGCCGACTTGGATCTTCTGCAGTTCCGAGGTCAGCGGGCCGTCCGGCACCTTGATCGAGAAGAATTCCAGCTCTTCGTCCCAGGCCGGGCTCGCCACCGAATAGGCGCGGAACACCGGCTTCTCGGCATTGGGCAGGCCGATCATGACGAACTCGCCGGAGCGGAAGCGCAGCGACTGCGGACGGGTGATGCGGAACGAGAACAGCCGGTCGGTGTAGTGCTTCACCGAGACGACGGTCTCGGCATAGACATTCGCCGGAATCGGAAACTGCAGCGGGCGGGCGCCGGCGGTGTCGAGAGCGGATGTGGTGTTCATCAAATCCAACTTTCTGGCCCAACAAGGGACGCGGGCGCCAAACTTTCACCTGCGCGCCCGGCCCGTTCAGGTCCCGGCGTGCTGTTCGCACACTCCAAAGCGGTAAGCTCTTGTGTCCGGAATTTATTAGTATACAAACGATATTTGCGTCAAGATGCTACCTTAAAACACCTTTCCAAACTGACGCATATCCGTAGTCCCAGCGTTTCGGGTTTCGACGATGAAAGAGAATTTTCCCGCGCAAGCGCGCCATTCCCAGGGAAATGTTGTTGCCGGCATCGATGTCGGCGGGACCTTCACCGACCTGCTTCTGATCGACGGCAAGGACGGCGGCAAGGTGCATATCGCCAAGACGCCGACGACGGTCGACAACCAGGCCTTCGGCGTGGTTTCAGCACTTGGCGCCACCGGATTTGCGATCGACGGCATCGACCTCATCGTGCATGGCACGACCACCACCACCAATGCGGTGCTGGAGCGCCGGCTGGCCAAGACCGGCATGATCACCACGCGCGGCTTTCGCGACGTGATCGAGCTTGGCCGGCGCACACGGCCGCAACCCTATGGCATGACCGGCAGTTTCGTCCCGATCATCCCGCGCAATCTCAGGCTCGAAGTGTCGGAGCGCGTCGAGGCATCCGGAACCGTGCGCACGCCGCTCGACGAAGCCGAAATGCGCGAGGCGGTTAGGGCGCTCATTGCGGCCGGCTGCGAATCCCTCGTCATCCATTTCCTGCATTCCTACGCCAACCCTTCGCATGAGCGGCGCGCCGCCGAGATCGCCGTCGAACTCTGGCCGAACAGCTACATCACCACGGGCCATGCGCTGCTGTCGGAAGCGCGCGAATTCGAGCGTGGCGTCACTGCCTCGGTCAACGCCTCGGTGCAGCCGATCCTCGAGCGCTATGTCGAGCGGCTGCGCAAGGAACTGGCGGCAAAAGGCTATGCCCGCGACTTCCTGATCATGAACGGCAATGGCGGCATGATCTCGGCCCGCTTCGTCACACGTGAGTCGGCCAAGACGGTGATGTCCGGCCCGGCCTCCGGGGTGATTGCCGCCGCCTATACCGGCAAGCGCGCCGGTTTCGAAAACCTCGTCACCTACGACATGGGCGGCACCTCGACCGACGTGGCCCTGATCCGCAACGCCGAGCCGGCGGTGTCGAACGAGATCGAGATCGAATACGCGATGCCCATCCATGTGCCGATGGTGGCGGTGCACACGGTCGGCGCCGGCGGCGGGTCGATCGCCCGCGTCGACGCGGCCGGCCTGATCCAGATCGGCCCGGAAAGCGCCGGCGCCAATCCCGGCCCGATCTGCTATGGCCGCGGCGGGCTGGAGCCGACCATCACCGACGCCAACCTAGTGCTCGGCCGGCTGGCGCCGAAGAAGCTGCTGGCGGTTGAAAACCCGGTCACGTCAGAGCGCGTCACCGGCATTTTCGCGGACAAGATCGGCAAACCGACCGGCCTGTCCGGCGTCGAGGCTGCGGGTGCGGTTCTGCGGCTCGGCAACATGAAGATGGCCGGCGCCATCCGCATGGTCTCGGTGTCGCGCGGCCATGATCCACGCGATTTCGCGCTGTTCGCCTTTGGCGGCGCCGGGCCGCTGCATGCCACCGCACTGGCGCGTGAACTCGGTCTGCCGCGTGTGCTGGTGCCGGCGCGGCCGGGCATCACCAACGCGCTCGGCTGCGTCGTCGCCGATCTGCGGCACGACTTCGTCAACACCATCAACCAGCCGGTGGCTGTGCTCGATGAATCCCAGCTCCACTCCGTATTGGAACGGCACCGAAACGAAGGCGAGGAGCTGATCGCCAAGGAAGCGGTGAAGCCGCAGACGATCCGCGTCACCCACTCCGCCGACATGCAGTTCGTCGGCCAGACCCACATCATCAACGTGCCGCTGCCGTCTTCGTCCGTGACACGGCAGGAACTGCAAGCCCTGTTCGAAAAGGCCTATTTCGCCCGTTTCAAGGTCGAGCTGCCGGAAATCCGCGCCAACCTCGTCAACCTCAACACATCGGTCACCGGCGTCAGGCCGGCGATCGACCTGTCGCGGCTGATCGACCCGGCCGGGCGCGCCAAGACGCTCGAAGAGGCAAGGCGCGAGATCCGGCCGGTCTGGTACGCGGGC is a genomic window of Mesorhizobium huakuii containing:
- a CDS encoding ferredoxin--NADP reductase, with product MNTTSALDTAGARPLQFPIPANVYAETVVSVKHYTDRLFSFRITRPQSLRFRSGEFVMIGLPNAEKPVFRAYSVASPAWDEELEFFSIKVPDGPLTSELQKIQVGDTVIMRQKSTGTLVVDALTPAKRLFMISTGTGIAPFASLLRDPDTYEKFDQLILTHTCRDNAELTYGQELVAALESDPLIGELTTGRVTLYNSTTREESARMGRITALIGSGKFYADLGIEKLNPETDRIMICGSMHMLKDVKELAESLGFQEGSLSHPATFVVERAFVG
- a CDS encoding hydantoinase/oxoprolinase family protein, which produces MKENFPAQARHSQGNVVAGIDVGGTFTDLLLIDGKDGGKVHIAKTPTTVDNQAFGVVSALGATGFAIDGIDLIVHGTTTTTNAVLERRLAKTGMITTRGFRDVIELGRRTRPQPYGMTGSFVPIIPRNLRLEVSERVEASGTVRTPLDEAEMREAVRALIAAGCESLVIHFLHSYANPSHERRAAEIAVELWPNSYITTGHALLSEAREFERGVTASVNASVQPILERYVERLRKELAAKGYARDFLIMNGNGGMISARFVTRESAKTVMSGPASGVIAAAYTGKRAGFENLVTYDMGGTSTDVALIRNAEPAVSNEIEIEYAMPIHVPMVAVHTVGAGGGSIARVDAAGLIQIGPESAGANPGPICYGRGGLEPTITDANLVLGRLAPKKLLAVENPVTSERVTGIFADKIGKPTGLSGVEAAGAVLRLGNMKMAGAIRMVSVSRGHDPRDFALFAFGGAGPLHATALARELGLPRVLVPARPGITNALGCVVADLRHDFVNTINQPVAVLDESQLHSVLERHRNEGEELIAKEAVKPQTIRVTHSADMQFVGQTHIINVPLPSSSVTRQELQALFEKAYFARFKVELPEIRANLVNLNTSVTGVRPAIDLSRLIDPAGRAKTLEEARREIRPVWYAGQWHDTPVYAREKLPLDAVIDGPAILEQMDATTVLEPGDRARSDADGNIIIDIGEA